The Miscanthus floridulus cultivar M001 chromosome 17, ASM1932011v1, whole genome shotgun sequence genome has a window encoding:
- the LOC136518485 gene encoding glutathione S-transferase 4-like, producing MAVKLYGWSRSPFVSRALLCLEEAGVDYELVPMNKEAGDHCRPDHIARNPFGQVPVLEDGDLTVFESRAIGRHVLRKYKPELLGAGSLEDSAMVDMWLEVEAHQHHPAAGAIALECIAAPALLGRMPNQAIIDENVEKLKKVLEVYETRLSKCRYLAGDFLSLADLSHFTVMNYFMATEYAALVEAHPHVKAWWEELAARPAAKKVAGFLTIGSGVTTEK from the exons atggcggtgAAGCTGTACGGGTGGTCGAGGTCGCCGTTCGTGTCGCGGGCGCTGCTGTGCCTGGAGGAGGCCGGCGTCGACTACGAGCTCGTCCCCATGAACAAGGAGGCCGGCGACCACTGCCGCCCCGACCACATCGCCAGGAAC CCGTTCGGGCAGGTGCCGGTGCTCGAGGACGGAGACCTCACCGTCTTTG AATCGCGCGCAATTGGAAGGCACGTGCTCCGAAAGTACAAGCCCGAGCTCCTGGGCGCTGGCAGCCTGGAGGACTCGGCGATGGTGGACATGTGGCTGGAGGTGGAGGCCCACCAGCACCACCCAGCCGCGGGCGCCATCGCCCTCGAGTGCATCGCCGCGCCCGCCTTGCTTGGCCGCATGCCCAACCAGGCCATCATCGACGAGAACGTCGAGAAACTTAAGAAGGTGCTCGAGGTGTACGAGACGCGGCTGAGCAAGTGCAGGTACCTCGCCGGCGATTTCCTCAGCCTCGCCGACCTCAGCCACTTCACGGTGATGAACTACTTCATGGCCACCGAGTACGCCGCGCTGGTGGAGGCGCACCCGCACGTCAAGGCCTGGTGGGAGGAGCTCGCCGCGCGGCCGGCAGCCAAGAAGGTGGCAGGGTTCTTGACCATTGGCTCCGGGGTGACAACTGAGAAGTGA